Genomic DNA from Deltaproteobacteria bacterium:
CTCCTTGCTGTCAACGTTTTTGTGTGAGATGGTTTGGCATGAGGCTCAGGGCGGGGCGTTTCGAAGCAGAACTCCACGAACCTCCTTGACGATTTAGTTTGCGGCCTATATTGGATAAAATAACGCAATCTCAACGGAGAAGCTTGGATGGAAAAAATCATAGTCGAAGGGGGCCGCCGTTTACAGGGGACCGTAGCCATAAGCGGGGCAAAGAACGCAGCCCTTCCAATATTGGTTTCGAGCCTGCTCACCGAGGGATGGAATGTTTATGACAATGTTCCTGACCTGAGAGACATCAGGACTATAAAAAAACTACTGACTGAGCTTGGGGCCCACGTGGAGACCGAAGAAGATGTCGTCAAGATCAATACAAGTGGGCTAGAAAGCCATGAGGCTTCTTATGACCTGGTGAAGACAATGCGTGCTTCGGTCCTCGTTCTTGGACCTTTGCTCGCACGCCTTGGGCGGGCACGAGTCTCTTTACCCGGGGGGTGCGCCATCGGCGCTCGCCCGATCAACCTGCACATCAAAGGCCTGGAGCAAATGGGAGCTGATATTTCCCTTGAGCACGGCTATATCGATGCCCGGGCTCGATTACTTAAGGGGGCTGACATATATTTTGACATTGTTACCGTAACGGGCACAGAGAACCTGATGATGGCGGCTGCTTTGGCCCATGGTGTAACCATCCTGAGGAATGCGGCCCGTGAACCAGAGGTGGTGGCCCTGGCCG
This window encodes:
- a CDS encoding UDP-N-acetylglucosamine 1-carboxyvinyltransferase; the protein is MEKIIVEGGRRLQGTVAISGAKNAALPILVSSLLTEGWNVYDNVPDLRDIRTIKKLLTELGAHVETEEDVVKINTSGLESHEASYDLVKTMRASVLVLGPLLARLGRARVSLPGGCAIGARPINLHIKGLEQMGADISLEHGYIDARARLLKGADIYFDIVTVTGTENLMMAAALAHGVTILRNAAREPEVVALADALNQMGAQITGAGTPVVTITGVDGLKPASLTIIPDRIETGTFMIAAGVT